A single window of Hylaeus volcanicus isolate JK05 chromosome 8, UHH_iyHylVolc1.0_haploid, whole genome shotgun sequence DNA harbors:
- the LOC128881487 gene encoding dentin sialophosphoprotein-like isoform X1: protein MPYYGEGLPYYYGGPYATHSSLMTSTPRAFHTPLSRFSPHLSTISESPLSTLRRYSPVSVPTRPRRVIDTADIDVSTPRILSGDGNQRSRLRRDRPTIKIRSQALKDNPALREHNERHEKSVGELLVEKFLIKDKKLEEAEPRLQLFHQVSPEKEDDEELQQAQKRITRRFTRRRSSADIQLDPEQLEREVAYAQVQAKVLDTLVAEEQAEIENEVRRGTLIKKGTVGGPRNVAGFFRSDGESVSQGEEEAAAQKMRKSLKKVKKKKRSTEKPSPPDDEERERRSSTSSDVSVDLQREDKTDRKQPKSQMFKIEASNSVGDFSTIVVDARPDDRVKIIEQFRESVKIPVPRKMGIRKIERDSVEEESETEVVLPVKRPYVKDTSRNSVHFTVRTPPDSTKNDPLKMLDNVANGVQKKDERDISSSIKDDTPEATKKPESPVSKTRPAFKDGKLKKELVLKSPEILKQTKNGLSDKGGFELSKKETIRTDTPESPRTQSKPQDQNVPSFSKSETPSGNEESKDAGSEITKTGKNVSQDTDFSNYSKNETTVNDGSEVGSQDKRGFSFSKFQTSKKEVTKDDSAEVLESNEIGFQNKRISNFSKPQGTKREITKDDSSEILRPNEIGSQDKRGLSSSKPQASTLKKEAAKSDSSEPEPRDKVDPSFSKTRATQESTLKKEATKDATETLKPKTEPQKGKLNLSKTQAPPPSKKEPTRDDSSDRPASKKEITTNDTPGILESKTEPRDRKTTAYSKTQTAPLSKKDDSPNKTLKQSKSVPMDEASSSKSRAASTPKKEEAERRAEPSIPRKPPQTTQKTEASIATLAVDPLALAREASANGALPSLPKPSKINADENNAVEAPKLSLRDAEYLANATKIERDENVGPLPGKKTNKAVTLTNASSSRVPGGPTVADPTEEHPKAENRSGKTIPDDATAPTKLVTQATLSKAPKCDATDDSLSASKDIDKGDKVKSDTSARKFARKDEEPSKIPFRLKKIGKELASEDARTEVPWRTKPSKTSVSSDVQLNRSVSVDSQGKESSIRKPLKQSTSVNESSTSKMPVDKQQSVKSFETLNGENGTLSKSTSTESIDFWSEIRGPESPNAAPRRPVENLEGKELEKKKEVDPKISVASATVGSSNVSVIEEESTASKETTRVETDAAAKKGPKRKKNLSIAIAEAREDAFSTVKRREDSSTSTNTPDTCLPVSEISTPVFDVSVPLINIVAATTPIKTEPQVPEDEEDPQTPTNEWPETGLSKISKWSNQNDLSNANNVDVEITPVPSKDVSATCTPEASPESSKKKKVVRKKKSSTTKKGSSGKEAGKESKDSKKSSSKSTQESPKPPEPKKASPKATPTQKPLDLIRMFYTTPSALLTATPRDLSKVRRAKIKRRKHHSRTPSVSSDSTGSTTSTATTESTDGSRSTCTELDDDPDKRMNSTRSNDSGFDGSPRISTPSQSSDTQRNSDSSDHFPSGRITPPATNLPRFKKYAVTDFNFLKVLGKGSFGKVLLAELRGTECVYAVKCLKKDVVLEDDDVECTLIERKVLTLATRHPYLCHLFCTFQTDSHLFFVMEYLNGGDLMFHIQKSGRFSETRARFYAAEIWSGLNFLHNKGIVYRDLKLDNVLLDFEGHIRIADFGMCKLQIFLDRTADTFCGTPDYMAPEIIKGLKYNQAVDWWSYGVLLYEMLTGQSPFSGCDEDELFWSICNERPFIPRYLSQEATDIVVCLLEKDSGKRLIGREIKLHGFFQSLPWDRLEVRQLEAPFKPALEHTLDTKYFDTAFTAERPRLTPVPDQILTSMDQGVFREFSYTNPNATD, encoded by the exons GCGCGAGCACAACGAGAGGCACGAGAAGTCCGTGGGCGAGTTGCTGGTGGAGAAGTTTCTCATCAAGGACAAGAAGCTCGAAGAGGCGGAGCCGCGTCTTCAACTGTTCCACCAAGTCAGCCCGGAGAAGGAGGACGACGAGGAGCTGCAGCAGGCGCAGAAGAGGATCACCAGACGATTCACGCGACGAAGATCCTCCGCGGACATCCAGTTGGATCCCGAGCAGCTGGAGAGGGAGGTGGCGTACGCCCAGGTGCAAGCGAAGGTCTTGGACACTCTGGTAGCCGAAGAGCAAGCAGAGATCGAGAACGAGGTCCGTCGCGGGACTTTGATCAAGAAGGGAACCGTAGGTGGGCCGAGGAACGTCGCTGGATTCTTCAGATCCGATGGAGAGTCCGTGTCCCAGGGGGAGGAGGAGGCTGCCGCACAGAAGATGAGGAAGAGCTTGAAAAAggtgaagaaaaagaagagatccACCGAGAAGCCATCGCCACCCGACGACGAAGAGAGAGAACGCAGGTCCAGCACCTCCAGCGACGTGTCCGTGGACCTGCAGAGGGAGGACAAGACGGATCGGAAGCAGCCCAAGTCTCAGATGTTCAAGATAGAGGCCAGCAACAGCGTAGGAGACTTCTCCACCATCGTGGTGGACGCCAGACCAGACGATCGCGTGAAAATCATCGAACAATTCAGGGAGAGCGTGAAAATCCCCGTGCCCAGGAAAATGGGGATACGCAAGATCGAGAGGGACAGCGTCGAGGAGGAATCCGAGACGGAAGTGGTGCTACCTGTCAAGAGGCCTTACGTCAAGGACACCTCGAGGAACAGCGTGCACTTCACGGTGAGGACGCCACCGGATTCTACGAAAAATGATCCCTTAAAAATGTTGGACAACGTTGCAAACGGAGTGCAAAAAAAGGACGAAAGAGACATTTCGTCGAGTATCAAAGATGATACACCCGAGGCTACCAAGAAACCTGAGAGCCCTGTTTCTAAGACGCGTCCCGCGTTCAAAGACGGGAAGCTGAAGAAGGAGCTGGTATTAAAGAGTCCAGAAATCCTGAAACAGACCAAGAATGGGCTGTCGGACAAGGGAGGGTTCGAGTTGTCCAAAAAGGAGACTATCAGAACCGATACACCCGAAAGTCCGAGGACACAGAGCAAACCGCAGGACCAGAATGTTCCAAGCTTCTCAAAATCTGAGACTCCTTCGGGGAACGAAGAGTCGAAGGACGCGGGCTCCGAGATAACAAAAACGGGCAAGAATGTTTCACAGGATACAGATTTCTCCAACTACTCGAAGAACGAAACAACTGTAAACGATGGTTCGGAGGTTGGATCGCAGGATAAACGGGGTTTTAGCTTTTCGAAGTTTCAGACGTCGAAGAAGGAGGTAACCAAGGACGATTCCGCAGAAGTCCTCGAATCGAACGAGATTGGATTCCAGAACAAAAGAATTTCGAACTTCTCGAAGCCTCAGGGGACGAAGAGGGAGATTACCAAGGACGATTCGTCAGAAATCCTCAGACCAAACGAGATTGGGTCTCAGGACAAAAGGGGTTTAAGCTCCTCGAAGCCTCAAGCTAGTACGTTAAAGAAAGAGGCAGCCAAAAGCGATTCCTCCGAACCTGAACCGCGGGACAAAGTTGATCCAAGCTTCTCAAAGACTCGGGCTACTCAAGAAAGTACACTTAAGAAAGAGGCGACCAAAGACGCGACTGAGACCCTCAAACCGAAGACTGAACCTCAGAAAGGAAAGCTAAATTTGTCAAAGACCCAAGCACCTCCACCGTCGAAGAAAGAACCAACTCGAGACGACAGTTCTGATAGGCCTGCATCAAAGAAAGAGATAACCACGAACGACACCCCTGGAATCCTCGAGTCGAAGACTGAACCACGGGATAGAAAAACGACCGCCTACTCGAAGACTCAAACCGCTCCGTTGTCGAAGAAGGACGACAGCCCTAATAAAACGCTGAAGCAGAGCAAGAGCGTACCAATGGACGAGGCATCGAGCTCGAAGAGTCGCGCAGCTTCCACgccgaagaaagaagaagctGAAAGGAGGGCAGAGCCCTCGATACCCAGAAAGCCCCCTCAGACGACGCAGAAGACCGAAGCGTCGATCGCGACGCTAGCTGTTGACCCGCTCGCGCTCGCTCGCGAGGCCAGCGCCAACGGAGCGCTCCCGTCGCTGCCAAAACCGTCTAAAATTAATGCGGATGAAAATAATGCCGTAGAAGCGCCAAAGCTATCGTTACGAGACGCGGAGTACCTGGCAAACGCGACGAAAATCGAGCGTGACGAGAACGTCGGTCCGTTGCCGGGAAAGAAGACGAACAAAGCGGTGACCTTGACGAACGCTTCCTCGTCGAGGGTGCCTGGCGGGCCAACCGTCGCGGACCCGACCGAGGAACACCCGAAAGCTGAGAATCGATCGGGAAAGACCATCCCCGATGACGCAACAGCTCCGACGAAGCTCGTGACGCAAGCGACCTTGTCGAAAGCTCCCAAGTGCGACGCGACAGACGATTCGTTAAGCGCGTCAAAAGATATCGATAAAGGTGACAAGGTGAAAAGTGATACGAGTGCTCGAAAGTTTGCGAGAAAGGACGAGGAACCTTCGAAGATCCCTTTCAGGCTAAAGAAGATCGGGAAAGAGTTAGCGTCGGAGGACGCGAGAACAGAAGTCCCCTGGAGAACCAAACCGTCCAAGACGAGCGTGTCCAGCGATGTCCAGCTCAACAGGAGCGTCAGCGTAGATTCTCAAGGGAAGGAATCTTCGATTCGTAAGCCCCTGAAGCAATCTACCTCCGTGAATGAGTCCTCGACGAGCAAAATGCCAGTGGACAAGCAGCAGTCGGTGAAATCGTTCGAGACCTTGAACGGGGAGAACGGAACGCTGTCGAAGAGCACGTCGACAGAGTCTATAGACTTCTGGAGTGAAATTAGAGGCCCTGAGAGCCCGAACGCGGCGCCGCGACGGCCAGTCGAGAACCTCGAGGGAAAAGAACtggagaagaagaaagaggtGGATCCTAAAATAAGTGTCGCCAGCGCGACAGTCGGGTCGAGTAACGTGTCCGTAATCGAAGAGGAGTCGACGGCGTCCAAGGAGACGACTCGAGTTGAGACGGATGCCGCGGCGAAGAAGGGAccgaagagaaagaagaaccTCTCGATAGCGATCGCGGAAGCTCGGGAGGACGCGTTCTCGACGGTGAAGAGGAGAGAGGACTCGTCGACCTCCACGAACACTCCGGACACTTGCCTGCCCGTTTCGGAGATCTCCACGCCTGTGTTCGACGTCTCCGTGCCGCTCATAAACATCGTCGCGGCCACCACGCCGATCAAAACGGAGCCGCAGGTTCCCGAGGACGAGGAGGACCCTCAAACACCGACGAACGAGTGGCCAGAGACGGGTCTTTCGAAGATCTCCAAGTGGAGCAACCAGAACGACCTCTCGAACGCTAACAACGTGGACGTAGAGATCACTCCAGTCCCGTCCAAGGACGTCAGCGCGACCTGCACCCCCGAAGCCAGTCCGGAGtcgtcgaagaagaagaaagtggTCAGAAAGAAGAAGTCCTCGACCACGAAGAAAGGGTCCAGCGGCAAGGAGGCTGGAAAGGAGTCGAAAGATTCGAAGAAGAGCTCGAGCAAGTCGACGCAGGAGAGCCCAAAGCCACCAGAGCCGAAGAAAGCGAGCCCCAAAGCGACGCCCACTCAGAAACCGCTAGATCTCATCAGGATGTTCTATACGACGCCCAGCGCGCTGCTCACCGCGACTCCCAGAGATCTGTCCAAGGTTCGCCGAGCCAAAATCAAGAGGCGGAAGCATCACTCGAGGACGCCGTCTGTGAGCAGCGACAGTACCGGAAGCACCACCAGCACCGCCACCACGGAGAGCACCGACGGAAGTCGGTCCACCTGCACGGAGCTGGACGACGACCCCGACAAGAGAATGAACTCCACCAGGAGCAACGACTCCGGATTCGATGGTTCGCCAAGGATATCGA CACCCTCGCAATCGTCGGATACACAAAGGAACTCGGACTCGTCGGACCATTTTCCAAGCGGACGGATCACGCCGCCAGCGACAAACCTGCCAAGATTCAAGAAGTATGCGGTGACGGACTTCAATTTCCTCAAA GTCCTAGGCAAAGGCAGCTTCGGGAAGGTGTTGCTGGCCGAGTTACGTGGCACGGAATGCGTGTACGCGGTAAAGTGTCTAAAAAAAGACGTAGTCCTCGAGGACGACGACGTGGAGTGCACCTTGATCGAGAGGAAGGTCCTGACGCTAGCCACGAGGCATCCGTACCTGTGTCACCTGTTCTGCACCTTCCAAACGGACTCCCACTTGTTCTTCGTGATGGAGTACCTGAACGGTGGCGACTTGATGTTCCACATTCAAAAGTCTGGCCGTTTCTCGGAGACTCGGGCTCGTTTCTATGCTGCCGAGATCTGGTCGGGGTTGAACTTCTTGCACAACAAGGGCATTGTCTACAGAGACCTAAAATTGGACAACGTGCTGCTGGACTTCGAGGGCCACATCAGGATCGCGGATTTCGGCATGTGCAAGCTCCAGATCTTCCTCGACAGGACAGCTGACACATTCTGCGGCACACCGGACTACATGGCCCCCGAG ATCATAAAGGGACTAAAATACAATCAGGCCGTGGACTGGTGGTCGTACGGTGTGCTGTTATACGAAATGCTGACGGGACAGTCGCCGTTCTCCGGCTGTGACGAGGACGAGCTATTTTGGAGTATTTGTAACGAAAGGCCGTTCATACCGCGCTACCTGAGCCAAGAAGCCACGGACATAGTGGTCTGCCTTCTGGAAAAGGACTCCGGGAAGAGACTGATCGGTCGCGAGATCAAGTTGCACGGATTCTTTCAG tcgTTGCCATGGGATCGGCTGGAGGTCAGGCAGCTGGAAGCGCCGTTCAAGCCAGCCCTGGAGCACACCCTGGACACAAAGTACTTCGACACGGCGTTCACCGCGGAACGACCGCGTCTGACCCCGGTGCCTGACCAGATTCTCACATCGATGGACCAGGGCGTCTTCCGAGAATTCTCCTACACGAATCCGAACGCGACAGACTGA
- the LOC128881487 gene encoding dentin sialophosphoprotein-like isoform X2, which yields MPYYGEGLPYYYGGPYATHSSLMTSTPRAFHTPLSRFSPHLSTISESPLSTLRRYSPVSVPTRPRRVIDTADIDVSTPRILSGDGNQRSRLRRDRPTIKIRSQALKDNPALREHNERHEKSVGELLVEKFLIKDKKLEEAEPRLQLFHQVSPEKEDDEELQQAQKRITRRFTRRRSSADIQLDPEQLEREVAYAQVQAKVLDTLVAEEQAEIENEVRRGTLIKKGTVGGPRNVAGFFRSDGESVSQGEEEAAAQKMRKSLKKVKKKKRSTEKPSPPDDEERERRSSTSSDVSVDLQREDKTDRKQPKSQMFKIEASNSVGDFSTIVVDARPDDRVKIIEQFRESVKIPVPRKMGIRKIERDSVEEESETEVVLPVKRPYVKDTSRNSVHFTVRTPPDSTKNDPLKMLDNVANGVQKKDERDISSSIKDDTPEATKKPESPVSKTRPAFKDGKLKKELVLKSPEILKQTKNGLSDKGGFELSKKETIRTDTPESPRTQSKPQDQNVPSFSKSETPSGNEESKDAGSEITKTGKNVSQDTDFSNYSKNETTVNDGSEVGSQDKRGFSFSKFQTSKKEVTKDDSAEVLESNEIGFQNKRISNFSKPQGTKREITKDDSSEILRPNEIGSQDKRGLSSSKPQASTLKKEAAKSDSSEPEPRDKVDPSFSKTRATQESTLKKEATKDATETLKPKTEPQKGKLNLSKTQAPPPSKKEPTRDDSSDRPASKKEITTNDTPGILESKTEPRDRKTTAYSKTQTAPLSKKDDSPNKTLKQSKSVPMDEASSSKSRAASTPKKEEAERRAEPSIPRKPPQTTQKTEASIATLAVDPLALAREASANGALPSLPKPSKINADENNAVEAPKLSLRDAEYLANATKIERDENVGPLPGKKTNKAVTLTNASSSRVPGGPTVADPTEEHPKAENRSGKTIPDDATAPTKLVTQATLSKAPKCDATDDSLSASKDIDKGDKVKSDTSARKFARKDEEPSKIPFRLKKIGKELASEDARTEVPWRTKPSKTSVSSDVQLNRSVSVDSQGKESSIRKPLKQSTSVNESSTSKMPVDKQQSVKSFETLNGENGTLSKSTSTESIDFWSEIRGPESPNAAPRRPVENLEGKELEKKKEVDPKISVASATVGSSNVSVIEEESTASKETTRVETDAAAKKGPKRKKNLSIAIAEAREDAFSTVKRREDSSTSTNTPDTCLPVSEISTPVFDVSVPLINIVAATTPIKTEPQVPEDEEDPQTPTNEWPETGLSKISKWSNQNDLSNANNVDVEITPVPSKDVSATCTPEASPESSKKKKVVRKKKSSTTKKGSSGKEAGKESKDSKKSSSKSTQESPKPPEPKKASPKATPTQKPLDLIRMFYTTPSALLTATPRDLSKVRRAKIKRRKHHSRTPSVSSDSTGSTTSTATTESTDGSRSTCTELDDDPDKRMNSTRSNDSGFDAPSQSSDTQRNSDSSDHFPSGRITPPATNLPRFKKYAVTDFNFLKVLGKGSFGKVLLAELRGTECVYAVKCLKKDVVLEDDDVECTLIERKVLTLATRHPYLCHLFCTFQTDSHLFFVMEYLNGGDLMFHIQKSGRFSETRARFYAAEIWSGLNFLHNKGIVYRDLKLDNVLLDFEGHIRIADFGMCKLQIFLDRTADTFCGTPDYMAPEIIKGLKYNQAVDWWSYGVLLYEMLTGQSPFSGCDEDELFWSICNERPFIPRYLSQEATDIVVCLLEKDSGKRLIGREIKLHGFFQSLPWDRLEVRQLEAPFKPALEHTLDTKYFDTAFTAERPRLTPVPDQILTSMDQGVFREFSYTNPNATD from the exons GCGCGAGCACAACGAGAGGCACGAGAAGTCCGTGGGCGAGTTGCTGGTGGAGAAGTTTCTCATCAAGGACAAGAAGCTCGAAGAGGCGGAGCCGCGTCTTCAACTGTTCCACCAAGTCAGCCCGGAGAAGGAGGACGACGAGGAGCTGCAGCAGGCGCAGAAGAGGATCACCAGACGATTCACGCGACGAAGATCCTCCGCGGACATCCAGTTGGATCCCGAGCAGCTGGAGAGGGAGGTGGCGTACGCCCAGGTGCAAGCGAAGGTCTTGGACACTCTGGTAGCCGAAGAGCAAGCAGAGATCGAGAACGAGGTCCGTCGCGGGACTTTGATCAAGAAGGGAACCGTAGGTGGGCCGAGGAACGTCGCTGGATTCTTCAGATCCGATGGAGAGTCCGTGTCCCAGGGGGAGGAGGAGGCTGCCGCACAGAAGATGAGGAAGAGCTTGAAAAAggtgaagaaaaagaagagatccACCGAGAAGCCATCGCCACCCGACGACGAAGAGAGAGAACGCAGGTCCAGCACCTCCAGCGACGTGTCCGTGGACCTGCAGAGGGAGGACAAGACGGATCGGAAGCAGCCCAAGTCTCAGATGTTCAAGATAGAGGCCAGCAACAGCGTAGGAGACTTCTCCACCATCGTGGTGGACGCCAGACCAGACGATCGCGTGAAAATCATCGAACAATTCAGGGAGAGCGTGAAAATCCCCGTGCCCAGGAAAATGGGGATACGCAAGATCGAGAGGGACAGCGTCGAGGAGGAATCCGAGACGGAAGTGGTGCTACCTGTCAAGAGGCCTTACGTCAAGGACACCTCGAGGAACAGCGTGCACTTCACGGTGAGGACGCCACCGGATTCTACGAAAAATGATCCCTTAAAAATGTTGGACAACGTTGCAAACGGAGTGCAAAAAAAGGACGAAAGAGACATTTCGTCGAGTATCAAAGATGATACACCCGAGGCTACCAAGAAACCTGAGAGCCCTGTTTCTAAGACGCGTCCCGCGTTCAAAGACGGGAAGCTGAAGAAGGAGCTGGTATTAAAGAGTCCAGAAATCCTGAAACAGACCAAGAATGGGCTGTCGGACAAGGGAGGGTTCGAGTTGTCCAAAAAGGAGACTATCAGAACCGATACACCCGAAAGTCCGAGGACACAGAGCAAACCGCAGGACCAGAATGTTCCAAGCTTCTCAAAATCTGAGACTCCTTCGGGGAACGAAGAGTCGAAGGACGCGGGCTCCGAGATAACAAAAACGGGCAAGAATGTTTCACAGGATACAGATTTCTCCAACTACTCGAAGAACGAAACAACTGTAAACGATGGTTCGGAGGTTGGATCGCAGGATAAACGGGGTTTTAGCTTTTCGAAGTTTCAGACGTCGAAGAAGGAGGTAACCAAGGACGATTCCGCAGAAGTCCTCGAATCGAACGAGATTGGATTCCAGAACAAAAGAATTTCGAACTTCTCGAAGCCTCAGGGGACGAAGAGGGAGATTACCAAGGACGATTCGTCAGAAATCCTCAGACCAAACGAGATTGGGTCTCAGGACAAAAGGGGTTTAAGCTCCTCGAAGCCTCAAGCTAGTACGTTAAAGAAAGAGGCAGCCAAAAGCGATTCCTCCGAACCTGAACCGCGGGACAAAGTTGATCCAAGCTTCTCAAAGACTCGGGCTACTCAAGAAAGTACACTTAAGAAAGAGGCGACCAAAGACGCGACTGAGACCCTCAAACCGAAGACTGAACCTCAGAAAGGAAAGCTAAATTTGTCAAAGACCCAAGCACCTCCACCGTCGAAGAAAGAACCAACTCGAGACGACAGTTCTGATAGGCCTGCATCAAAGAAAGAGATAACCACGAACGACACCCCTGGAATCCTCGAGTCGAAGACTGAACCACGGGATAGAAAAACGACCGCCTACTCGAAGACTCAAACCGCTCCGTTGTCGAAGAAGGACGACAGCCCTAATAAAACGCTGAAGCAGAGCAAGAGCGTACCAATGGACGAGGCATCGAGCTCGAAGAGTCGCGCAGCTTCCACgccgaagaaagaagaagctGAAAGGAGGGCAGAGCCCTCGATACCCAGAAAGCCCCCTCAGACGACGCAGAAGACCGAAGCGTCGATCGCGACGCTAGCTGTTGACCCGCTCGCGCTCGCTCGCGAGGCCAGCGCCAACGGAGCGCTCCCGTCGCTGCCAAAACCGTCTAAAATTAATGCGGATGAAAATAATGCCGTAGAAGCGCCAAAGCTATCGTTACGAGACGCGGAGTACCTGGCAAACGCGACGAAAATCGAGCGTGACGAGAACGTCGGTCCGTTGCCGGGAAAGAAGACGAACAAAGCGGTGACCTTGACGAACGCTTCCTCGTCGAGGGTGCCTGGCGGGCCAACCGTCGCGGACCCGACCGAGGAACACCCGAAAGCTGAGAATCGATCGGGAAAGACCATCCCCGATGACGCAACAGCTCCGACGAAGCTCGTGACGCAAGCGACCTTGTCGAAAGCTCCCAAGTGCGACGCGACAGACGATTCGTTAAGCGCGTCAAAAGATATCGATAAAGGTGACAAGGTGAAAAGTGATACGAGTGCTCGAAAGTTTGCGAGAAAGGACGAGGAACCTTCGAAGATCCCTTTCAGGCTAAAGAAGATCGGGAAAGAGTTAGCGTCGGAGGACGCGAGAACAGAAGTCCCCTGGAGAACCAAACCGTCCAAGACGAGCGTGTCCAGCGATGTCCAGCTCAACAGGAGCGTCAGCGTAGATTCTCAAGGGAAGGAATCTTCGATTCGTAAGCCCCTGAAGCAATCTACCTCCGTGAATGAGTCCTCGACGAGCAAAATGCCAGTGGACAAGCAGCAGTCGGTGAAATCGTTCGAGACCTTGAACGGGGAGAACGGAACGCTGTCGAAGAGCACGTCGACAGAGTCTATAGACTTCTGGAGTGAAATTAGAGGCCCTGAGAGCCCGAACGCGGCGCCGCGACGGCCAGTCGAGAACCTCGAGGGAAAAGAACtggagaagaagaaagaggtGGATCCTAAAATAAGTGTCGCCAGCGCGACAGTCGGGTCGAGTAACGTGTCCGTAATCGAAGAGGAGTCGACGGCGTCCAAGGAGACGACTCGAGTTGAGACGGATGCCGCGGCGAAGAAGGGAccgaagagaaagaagaaccTCTCGATAGCGATCGCGGAAGCTCGGGAGGACGCGTTCTCGACGGTGAAGAGGAGAGAGGACTCGTCGACCTCCACGAACACTCCGGACACTTGCCTGCCCGTTTCGGAGATCTCCACGCCTGTGTTCGACGTCTCCGTGCCGCTCATAAACATCGTCGCGGCCACCACGCCGATCAAAACGGAGCCGCAGGTTCCCGAGGACGAGGAGGACCCTCAAACACCGACGAACGAGTGGCCAGAGACGGGTCTTTCGAAGATCTCCAAGTGGAGCAACCAGAACGACCTCTCGAACGCTAACAACGTGGACGTAGAGATCACTCCAGTCCCGTCCAAGGACGTCAGCGCGACCTGCACCCCCGAAGCCAGTCCGGAGtcgtcgaagaagaagaaagtggTCAGAAAGAAGAAGTCCTCGACCACGAAGAAAGGGTCCAGCGGCAAGGAGGCTGGAAAGGAGTCGAAAGATTCGAAGAAGAGCTCGAGCAAGTCGACGCAGGAGAGCCCAAAGCCACCAGAGCCGAAGAAAGCGAGCCCCAAAGCGACGCCCACTCAGAAACCGCTAGATCTCATCAGGATGTTCTATACGACGCCCAGCGCGCTGCTCACCGCGACTCCCAGAGATCTGTCCAAGGTTCGCCGAGCCAAAATCAAGAGGCGGAAGCATCACTCGAGGACGCCGTCTGTGAGCAGCGACAGTACCGGAAGCACCACCAGCACCGCCACCACGGAGAGCACCGACGGAAGTCGGTCCACCTGCACGGAGCTGGACGACGACCCCGACAAGAGAATGAACTCCACCAGGAGCAACGACTCCGGATTCGATG CACCCTCGCAATCGTCGGATACACAAAGGAACTCGGACTCGTCGGACCATTTTCCAAGCGGACGGATCACGCCGCCAGCGACAAACCTGCCAAGATTCAAGAAGTATGCGGTGACGGACTTCAATTTCCTCAAA GTCCTAGGCAAAGGCAGCTTCGGGAAGGTGTTGCTGGCCGAGTTACGTGGCACGGAATGCGTGTACGCGGTAAAGTGTCTAAAAAAAGACGTAGTCCTCGAGGACGACGACGTGGAGTGCACCTTGATCGAGAGGAAGGTCCTGACGCTAGCCACGAGGCATCCGTACCTGTGTCACCTGTTCTGCACCTTCCAAACGGACTCCCACTTGTTCTTCGTGATGGAGTACCTGAACGGTGGCGACTTGATGTTCCACATTCAAAAGTCTGGCCGTTTCTCGGAGACTCGGGCTCGTTTCTATGCTGCCGAGATCTGGTCGGGGTTGAACTTCTTGCACAACAAGGGCATTGTCTACAGAGACCTAAAATTGGACAACGTGCTGCTGGACTTCGAGGGCCACATCAGGATCGCGGATTTCGGCATGTGCAAGCTCCAGATCTTCCTCGACAGGACAGCTGACACATTCTGCGGCACACCGGACTACATGGCCCCCGAG ATCATAAAGGGACTAAAATACAATCAGGCCGTGGACTGGTGGTCGTACGGTGTGCTGTTATACGAAATGCTGACGGGACAGTCGCCGTTCTCCGGCTGTGACGAGGACGAGCTATTTTGGAGTATTTGTAACGAAAGGCCGTTCATACCGCGCTACCTGAGCCAAGAAGCCACGGACATAGTGGTCTGCCTTCTGGAAAAGGACTCCGGGAAGAGACTGATCGGTCGCGAGATCAAGTTGCACGGATTCTTTCAG tcgTTGCCATGGGATCGGCTGGAGGTCAGGCAGCTGGAAGCGCCGTTCAAGCCAGCCCTGGAGCACACCCTGGACACAAAGTACTTCGACACGGCGTTCACCGCGGAACGACCGCGTCTGACCCCGGTGCCTGACCAGATTCTCACATCGATGGACCAGGGCGTCTTCCGAGAATTCTCCTACACGAATCCGAACGCGACAGACTGA